tgcatcaaagtaggtacaagaatgcaatacatacatactatatataacccaacCTTACCCGGATGAGATAACTAAGCTAGTCAAATTAGATAGGTACAAGGaattatgcttagctgcttgccttggttaacttcgggttcgaccacgaacgggattccgggttcaggctcaacggactcggcgggctccacagattcgacctccgacggttcggtcactaaaatgcatgaatgcgatgcaagaattaagaaatgaacttaacaacaagcataaatcatgaaataatttgagcatgcagagaaAAATACAAGGAACTCAAGAAAATTGGTTTAGTAGAAAAATcattttcctataattaatcataaataaaatagttttcagccactctaaacaaggtaaatcagaaaagggatgcaaactaaactaaacaaatccaagaaaattatcttaggtactaggcatgaaaacaaagctaaaaaaactggttttactattttctcactttccagtaaaaagttctatattaaacaaCTTTCAGATAAAGCAtaagaaaacaagctaaaatttttataaatagcaaggaatcatgtgaacaagttgcaccactgaaaactacacctcacaaggagtctaataaaatttggtttggcatttaacgagcagtatacaaataactaagcaaggtaacatgcaaaaaaatatttttcctaaatagatctcagctagagaaattcaacaaaacaagtttcataatttttagagctatACAcaaatttctacaaattttgcAAGATTGCTGCTCAAATACAAAACCCTAAAACGCTAGGTGCACCCGGATCCGGCCACACCCGCCAGCCAGAGACCGATAGGTGGGTCCCACGGGCAGGCGCCCCACCCAGGCAGAGGCCTTGACCCGCCCGGGAGCGCGGCCACGGCATGCGCGCAGCACGGCGCGAAGCGGCGCGGTGATGCAGGGCCAGAGCGGGCCGGGGAAGGCGCGTATGGGgacgaggaggtggcggcgagcctcaccggtGGTGGCGCATGCGAGGAGCGGCAGCGAGGGGGCGGCACGACGGCGTTGGAcggccgccggcggaggagaGCGGCGGTGGCCCTGTGCAGTGAGGGAAGAGGCTGGGTTAGGGGTGGAATCGAAGGAGGACGACGAGAGGAAGCTTCCAacgcgaggaatcgaggcggcgctcaccggagacggcgaatcgcggcggcgacagGAGCTCGAGCCGGCGGCGTCAATGGAGGGAGgaaagagctagggtttgagggggaGCGAGGCCGGCCGAGCGCGGATAAGGAGAGGGCGAGGGGAAGAGTGAAGGGGCGGCACGGCtcgcgaggatggccggcacgtggcacGGAAGCCGGggttgaccggcggcggcgacgcgtgcgcgtggcgcgcggAGGAAAacagagagagggggagagggagaggctgaCAAGCGGGCCCGGCGTGggatttttattttcctttccttttttttctgggCTGTGACAGCGGCTCACGCGTCGACGACGCCGGCGAGAAGGTGTGCTGGAGCCGGCACAACCTCAACCTGCACATGGGCCGTGGGGAGAGCGGCGGCAACGTGGGGTGGGTGATGCACGAGTACGCCCTCACCGACCCGTCGTGCCCGCCCCTCAAGATCTGCCACGTGGCTTTCACTGGACACGGCAAGAACCGCAAGCGcctgccgggcggcggcgatgtcgaCGACCAGACGACTGAGGAACCCGCGTCTAAGCGggcgcgcgtcgccgccgccgccggcaccggcggTTCTGCGAGTAGTTCGGGTTCTggatcgacgacgacgacggtcgATCAAGACTACCCCAGCGTCGAGCGCTGTTCTGAAGAACACCAAGAACCCAAGCAACATTCTCTGGAGTGGATTTGTAGGGTACTTTCCAACGACGACTTGCTGCAAAGCTCTTTCCCATCGTCGGTCGATCAAAACTACTTCTTCCGGGAGttcgcccaggcggcggcgccaacAACAGAGCAACAAGTGCCCGAGCACGTCATGCTGATGGCGCCCCTGCCGATTGTCCAGGGAACCGCCGGCATTGCAAAGCTACAGGAGTGCATGACGACGCCGATGGATCAACCGGAGTTCGTGCCGCCCCTGCCGACGGTCCAGGAAACCGCCGGCATGGCAGAGCTCGAGAACCCGTATCAGCCGATGATGACCCAACCGGAGTTCTTGGCTCCGATGGGGGTTACTATCGCCGACATGGATGCCGGAGCACAACAGGATGTCGTTGAGTGGGATGGCTTCCTGTTCTACTAGCTAATAGATAGGAGATCGACTACTTGCATTGTTTCCGGCCAGGAACTGTCATCATGTCACCATGGTCGCGGCTGTAGCCCCTGTAGCAAAGAATTAATCTGCAGAGCTTTGATCCTGTAGCTCTACTTGGTGTTGATTCCAGCGGATCTAATAAGCAGACTGTACATATATGTAATAATACATACTACATGCATGCTGTGATGTTcctctcaaaagaaaaaaaatgcacacATCATGCTATGCATCATCAAACAGTCGATAAAATTTATTGTAttaattgtttttcttttcgtATGGATTAGAACCATGCATTTTATTTTAATCAGTTAATGTACATGTTCATACCTATATACATATTAGCTTTGATAAGGTCTTCAAGTTTGTCGGTGTGCAATTGTACAACGAATTTACGGTGCCAACTTCTCATGTTGACAAAAGAAACTCTTTCATAGCATCGAGGGATACCCCCCAGGTGCTAGGTTTTAGGTGGAGTGTCGCCTAAATCTGACCCTACGTtgtgtgtggtggtttgtatttccTTTATATATTTTAAATGAGGGCCTTGCCCGTCCTTGTTATATAGTTTAGGCTTAGAAGTCCTATCCGAGTGCTACTCGGATATAGCTTCCTTCTGttccgactagttctactcgTATCCGAGTACTTACAACAACATAAAGTATGAGACATGTCCTATCTCTTAGCTTATTCTAGAACACTCAATGTCTTATGAGCAGTTCTACTGCCCTCTGTCTGAAAGGCCCCCGAGCTCTTTGTAATCAAGTACTGCAGACTCTGAGTACCTCGTTCTAAGGGCATCTTTGAGTTCTTGCGAACTTCATCTTGAATGTGTCTTCCCTTGGCTgcttcgaggctatgaggtgctcatgcCCTGAGTAGTCTTCATTTATATGAGGTACGATGAAAATCGCACTCCACATAGATTAGCCCCCGAGCATTAGGTTAAATCGAAGCCTAGGGTTTCCTAGACGATCttagtctttttttttcctcggcGCCTAGGATTTCCTAGGCGACTCGGGGCGATCGTGCTTTGCCTCATTTCCACCCCTCTTCCATGTAAACGCAGTGATGCTTGCTCCAATCTTTTTATTTAATCCAACAAATCTGTTGGAGCACAAGGTTCGATCCCCCTCTAGCATTTCCTTTCTATATTTTAATAACCCAATTGTTTCCTACATGACAAGTGGGTCCATAAAAAACTTTGACAAACTTGAATTTGTTGATTGTGTCAAATTTGCAAAAACGTCACTAAGATATGGGCCGAACTATGACAATTTTGATAAAACGTCACTAAGTTCTTGCCTTAAATATCCACAATGTACATTCATGACGGAAAACAAAAAAACGTCATAAATATCGTGGTGTTCATGACGTTCTCTGGAAACGTCACGAGAAATCCGTCATAGAAGGTAACATTTCTTGTAGTGCACCGCTGTACTAAtataagttttatttttttcccctttatgtttcttttcttttcttttcaatttcaattaattagtattagtattTGTATTTGTAGCCGTTTGTGTATTCATACTCGTATCTAGCATTCGTATTTGTAtcgagaaaataaaaaaattatgtacAATTATATTTATATACACTCGAAATATTACAACTACTTCTAATAGTAGAGCCCTGCCGTCGACGGGAGCAAGTTTGGCGAGGTGATGTGCCAACTGCCAAGCACCGTCCCGTTACTCGCGCGCACCAGCTTAGACGCAAACATCTTGGCATCCATATTGGGGATTCGATCGATCTATAATCTAGTAGCACGATCGGGATGAGTGGAAGCAGctagttagagcatctccaggtgccattcttatttttttttaaaaaaaaggcaaaaaaaaCAGTCTTCACTAGTTTCTCATCTTATTTCCCCATCTCCTAACAAATTGACAAATTAGGTTCCCTTATACATAAAAATATGCACGCTCTATCACTCCTGATCGCTCCTCCCCTAAGACTTTTTTTTCGTGCCGTCTTCTTCCCCGCGCCACCTCTCCTTCGCGCCATGGATTCAATCCATTCTTTTGGTTTTTTTCCCGTGTTCTAGGATTTAGGGTTTAGTTTCTGTggccgtagccgccgccgctgttggcCTGTCCGTCATGGACTGTGTATGGCCTGCGTCCGGCGCCACTTCTTCCTGCATGGATTCCGGCCACCACGGTGCATCAATGGTGCAAGTATGAGATAAAACGGAACCCCCTCATCGTCCTCTTTCTTTTTCCCCAAATTCCAAGCCCTCATATGCCCTAAATCACTGACAATTTAACTTGTAAGAAGCTTCTGTCCGCTAGCCACACGTCCGCCAGCCATGAAAGTTTCTCGTGAAATTATCCTTGTGGGGCCACAATCTCATTTTTTGAAAGTAAAAATAGGAAACTATTGGAGATGGACTTTTCTCGCCTTCCCATACATATTTGGGGAGTTGGCAAACAATAGAATTTGAGGAGAAAAATATTAGGAACTCTTGGATTAGCAACCTGGAAAAGAGATACAGTGTCAGGTGGGCGCTGCTCGGAGCAGTGCGGGCTGCTGCGAGCCGTTCCATCGCACAAGCTCTCCTTccaaattttttgttttgggcctaaactGGCCCAACAAACTAGCCCATATATCGAATTTGTTTCacaacaaattttttttattccgGAACAATTTTTTAATTGTTACAACAATACAAAAAAATTGTTCGGGAAAAAAAATTGTTCCGAAGTAAAAAATAGTTATTAGATCTTGTGTGATGGTTTCACTGCCAGTAGTCCGGCATAATCCTAATATTTGCGCGCGAGGTTCAGATCCCAGGACATCCGGACGCCCAGATATGTGGCGGCAGAAATTAAACAAACCCTTCACGAATCTTAAACGGAAACAAACACGAGTAGTTCACAACAACAGAACGAGTAGTCGAGCAGTACAAAAATCTAACGACATGCATCGGAATACACGGACGGAGCGTCGTCGCGCGAGGGCTATTGAAAACCGTCCATGGTGGCGAGCTCGCTCGGTCTCGGCGGGCACACCTACCTCCCGTACCCGCAGGCCGCCTGCCGCGAGATCGAGCACCACCACCTCTCCCTCTCCGCGGCGTTCCCGTCCTCCTCCTTCGAGGCGACGCTGTCGCCGTTCACCCACGACGACGGCCGCGACGCCATCCTCGTCAACGCCGCCGGGACGCTCCCGGTCGCCGGTTCGCACGTGTCCGTGTGGCTCGTCGAGGCCTACCCGCATGCTCCTCCGATCGTCTTCATGCCGGTCCCTGGAGGCTCGGAGACGGCGCGCCGCCCGGCGTACATCGACAGCTCCGGCGCCGTGACGGCGCCCTACCTCCGGCACTGGCGCTGGCCGGAGTCGGACCTCGTCGGCCTGGTGCAGTCTCTCGAGGTCCTCGTCCGGCTGCACCATCAGCCACCAATGCCTCAACAGTCGGGGGAGGAGTGCGCCACCAGGGAAGTCCGGCGCCTCGACGACGCCGGCACGGACACGGAGAGGGCGCTCCGGGCGCTTCGAGATGATAAGGATCGCCTGGAGCAGGAGCTGCAGATGGTCTCGATCAAGGAGGCGGAGCTGCGGGACGCCgtcgcggcggagcggcgggcggtggaGAGGGAGGCAGCCGAGGTCGCCCTGGACCGGGCGCTGCAGGCGGGGCGCCTGCCGCTGTGCCGGTAGTCGGTACCTCAAGGAGATCAAGGACTTGGCGCGGGCGCAGTTCATGGCTTTGCCAGTGCCGGATGACTTGGTGTCGCGGCCGGAACGCCGCGGCTGAATAGTGTACATGTAACAGGTCAGCAGGCGTTTCCGGTCAGTAGGACTCACGTGTCAAGTTATCTGATAAAATAGGGGcggagccggccgccgcagccatcGGTGTCAGCTCTACTAGGTGTATCAGATCCTTAGGTGAACAGTGTGAAACAATAATTTACTATTGATTTTACCACAAGTCATCGATATCAGCTGACATCAACAATTACACCTAACTCCACCCCTGAGATGCAGCAACTTATCTGTACTCACGTGTCAAATTGCAGTTCCCAAATAAGGGATTAGAGATGATGTAGGTAAAATGCACACCAACTAAATTTGTCTACTGATTAAGTCTAGGCCTCCGCAATCCTTTTAATAAGCTCTATATATTTTATTTGAAGTCCTCGTCTCTTTAAAACCGGATATTTTCATGATTCAAAAGCATTTACcagatttttttcaatttagAATTTGAAAGATCTATTTGAATATTCAAATCCTTGATGGGCCGAGCCCAACTGGGCTTGCCCCACTACTGCCGCGGGATCCTACTCGGCCACTTGGTGCTTCAGGCTAGCACTAGGCACTAGCAGTAGCCTTAGCGTGTGCATCCAGCCCGCCTAGGGCCCGTCTCGCCGCTACAAAATACTACGTACTATAACAATAATTTGTAGAAACTTTTAGTTTTTTCAGGCAGGTCAAAATATAATCCGCTCCTACAAAGGAAGCAAGGTTACTGTACCAGTTGACCCActcataaaaataaatttttagaGGCGGATGAAGCCATCATCCACACATACAAATGAGCctcatttttagggacgggtgatGGCATCACTCACCCGTAAAAATCATATTTTCAGAGACGTGTgacaccatcatccaccctaCAAATAGGGCTCATTTATAGGCCTATTTGTAGGGggctacaaataaaaaaatagtgggaaagattttaaatttgattttCTTCGAGTTGTAGGTAAGATGCTAATCTTCTATCTTTTATTTGCTTTTTGAATAGTTTTAAGACTCAAATGCAGCTCTCTTTGCCTCTAGCTAGATCTAAATCTCTATGGTGTAGATTTGCCATTTGGGGCTCCATTTTGCCTCAAACTTTTGAATGAAACAGTGCTATTTTAGTACGAGAGCATGATTATCAAATCATTTGGGCTCAATCTATAAGCTTAGCCTCATTACCAAGTGAATCATTTTCTAGATTCATGGAGGAGTGAGAGAAAAAATTTACTTTTTTCTATGTTTACACAAATGCACGAtagatttttttctaaaatttagTAGTACAATATAATAGGTTcggttttatttttaattagtATATGTTAAATTAACTTTCTTGAAAGTATATATTTATGGTCATTTGAGGCTCCATTTGCCTCAAACTTTTGgatgaagtttttttttattttagtaGGATAACAAGATTATGTAATCATTTGAGCCCaatttttatgttttagccTCATTTCTAAGTAAACAAATTTCTTATTCATGAAGGAGAGTGAAAATATTTGGTTTAAATTTTTTCTACATTTGCATACATGTATGATAGTTTTTTTTCCCTAAGATTAAGTCGTACAATAATAGGttggattttgttttttttcaattAGTATATATTAAATTAATCTTTTCCAATATctatgcatatatggaaggatATATTTATGGTCATTTGGGGCTCCATTTGCCTCAAACTTTTGAATGAAGTTTTGTTATTTTAGTAGGAAACAAGATTATGTAATCATTTGTGCCCAATCTTTATATTTTAGCCTCATTCCTACGTAAACAATTTTCTAGGtccatggaggagagagaaaaaagatttgatttaaATTTTTCTAAGTTTACCCACATACATGATAGTTTTTTCCTAAAATTTAGTGCTACAATAATAGTttgggttttgatttttttaattattataTGTTAaattaactttttttttaatatctATGCATATACAAAAGTATATATTTATGGCCATTTGGGGCTCCATTTGCCACAAACTTTTTCATGAAGTTTTATTATTTTAGTAGAATAACAAGATTATGTGATCATTTGGGCTCACtcttgaaagtgcatctaggtcCCTAATGGGTTTTGGTAAATTGAATGAtaacatgattaaaggactaacgctTTATTTGAGATATCATGAGCAGGGATTTATTTGTATATCATTGTGTGTATTGATTCATGTATCA
This window of the Panicum virgatum strain AP13 chromosome 1K, P.virgatum_v5, whole genome shotgun sequence genome carries:
- the LOC120653715 gene encoding protein ELC-like, whose amino-acid sequence is MVASSLGLGGHTYLPYPQAACREIEHHHLSLSAAFPSSSFEATLSPFTHDDGRDAILVNAAGTLPVAGSHVSVWLVEAYPHAPPIVFMPVPGGSETARRPAYIDSSGAVTAPYLRHWRWPESDLVGLVQSLEVLVRLHHQPPMPQQSGEECATREVRRLDDAGTDTERALRALRDDKDRLEQELQMVSIKEAELRDAVAAERRAVEREAAEVALDRALQAGRLPLCR